CTTTGAGTATTTTGtcattaagatttaaaaaaaaaaaaattagtgaaaGAGTATTTAACAGACCACTAACAACTACAATTAACACCACCATAAGCCACATGCCTTTCCGTTAACACCCAAAGAAAACAACCATTGTTTTGCTTCACTAAAAATAGAGCACCTGCTCCCTCCACGTCGAGCCACAACCCAGCCACCCACGGCACTAGCTTCCTCCACGTTGTCATTACCTGCCTAGGAAATTTACGAAAGTATGTGACTATCAATATCTGAAATTATTTTTGCAATATCTGAATAATTAGATTTTGTgggaaagaagagaaaggagaaaaaagaagatgatGCTTTGGAACAAAAACTGGgattgagagacagagagagattgTTGAAGTTTGTGGAATTTGTACTGTTgctcagatgactaatacaagagggggggtgaattgagttatattttaaaaaaaataacaactataaattaaatatacaatataaacaaaatacgaaacagtaataaatataaagactaagggtaagagagaagcaaactcagtatgttaacgagattcggccccactgcttacttcctcgccttaagctacctcttgagaatctccaaatttactattcaacctcattcagatggagatagaaacctattacacctttgaacaacaccgctacaaaagatccatgtagaacaccctctacacttgcaatcactttacacgtagtgattcaactatttcttgtgcagaacactttctacacacacaagggttatacacaccattttactgatacaagagctgatagtgggtaggttatcagaaaaaacTCCTCAATGAgggaaataagaacaatacagttcAAACTATaactctcaaaatgaacaaggattaacgcttaatgcttagagaatatagaatgaaagttttgaatgaatgttgtatgctcttggtgttgtaaatgtgaagttctcaaatgatctatttataggcatataaaacttcatattcaaatttaaaaatattcacatgtcaaaaataacaccattcactttttcaaaaaattcaaataaaacgttattctttttcaattgtcaaagacaacatcattcatttttcaaaaaattcaaacctaatattttacttttggcttatgacaaaaggagcacactttactttacaaatatttcaaacataatcttttactttttgcatatgacaaaaggagtacactttacttttcaaaattttcaaacctaatctttctactttttgcataagtcaaaaaaagtatcaatcacttttgaaaatattcaaataaaatatgcacatgtgaaagatgacaatcaatcatctttaatattttcaaagtttaaacctttaatcatgtaatgcacatgtgaaagatgacaatcaatcatctttcataattttcaaaatatttatacacaagttgaaaatgtattttaatgttttatgaaaaaatattaattttaagccttaatcctaattttgaatttttaatagatttataacattattatatgactttaatgtgaacttgttcccttcttgctcatgtttgtttccttgatgtgcttgactccattgtgtagataacttgagcttaatacatgcacatgtatgcaccatgcaatgcatacctcaagacacaatttatccaacaaaactcaacatcaataataaccaaacaacttcatcctcaaatccatccgagcCCCGattcctcggacttagtccgaaATAACCAAtgagtcaatgaatttattgtaaaattaataatatatttaaatctaaaataaaatttgaaaaatacttacagcgctatataactatttttgaaggatcaatgagctgcaaacggcaaagaaaaagcaacataacagtgtaaaatacactatggctgtgggttgtaaaatactcacttttgaatggagacaaaccaagacttgaaattgatagggaatggattagagatatttatgaaactagtggaactgAGAATGGGCTGTGGGTAGCggaggaaatggcggtggaagtgaaaaacggcaaaaacgaagatgagctcgtgggggcggctccggcaacggatcggaactataaataggtggtttaggatggcaagaggtcggtgatgatgtggtgaagaggtggtggccggaggtggaatgaCGGCAGAAAAATGGGAGAAAAATCGTGCGGCTTAGAGGAGCTCGTGACGACTAAAGgtggctcgaatggaggtgaaatttgatggggaggtgcaccggccGGGGGGAAAGATTTCTGGGTGGGCGGTACAGGCTATGGCACCGGTGAACGGCGGCACTGGGCTGCTGAAGAAAACGGCGAAAaggatggagagagagagagagagagagagagagagagagagagagagagagagagagagagagagagagagagagagagagagagagagagagatgcgcaGGAAGGGAAGAaccggaggagaaaaagaaagaaaaaagaaagaagaaaaaaaatgagaaatgaggtCAAATCTCCACCTTCATCGACCACCACAACCCAATCTCTTCCGCCATCGACGAAAAAACCACCTCTACCATCAACGGAGTCACATActcaaagtttgttttctttccttccaattTTTGGTGTCTTAAGCATATTTTGTTCAGATTTGAACAAGTAGAAAGAAGACTACAAGATGAGAACCTCAAATCTGAACCAAAAACCTTAAAAAACTCGgcttaaattataattacaaaaggaattttatttattgctcCTACCATAAATCTGCATATCTGGAGAGTAGAATAAAGAGTCAGAATTGGCTCAGAAAAAGAAGAGGGATGCATATGGCATTGTTCCCCTTTGTAGCTGGGGTCCATTTGGTTGTATTTTGGCATCTTGCTATCTATGTAGACGAATATGCTTCAAACAAAGACGAATATGctttaaacaaaagaaagaacacaaggaaaatggaggaaaattaaagaaaagataataaaatgagatttatcAAACCAGAAAAATGTATTCAAACCAGATAACTCAAATTGTAAGTATTGAcaatattttcacaaatttataaattgatttttcGTACAAAGTGACGGTGATGGGGTGAGGGGAGGGCGATGGGGATAAAGTTCTCTAGGTATGCTTTCTGCTTTCGAAGATATTTTATATACTAGATAAATGCTAATCactattattttatcatattttttattttggaatatgtgatattaaataactaaaaatcatttatttatatctaatttatggatcaattatttgatattacGTCATTAGatgttaaaagaataataataaaatagaccataagtataatttttcttaataatatactcatttatttttattttattgcattattgtgatattactcataatttttaaattactatttattttacaaaaataaaatagttttaatataatgaattaaaaatgaaacgaCGTGAAGTTTGGAAGGAATCCATCATGATGTCATCCACGACGTGGAGCAATCTTCGAGGCCAAGCCCTTCCAAGCCACTCGTACAATttctataaataattaaatatactgTCCCACTCTATCCAGTTCGCACTCTCGCTAAAGCCTGAGGTCGGTTGCTTTCGATATTCTGAGGCCAGTAACAATGGCAGAGAAGGTGGTTCTGCTCGATTTATGGGCTAGCATGTTTGGGATGAGGGTCAGGGTTGCCCTTGCTGAGAAGGGGATCAAGTATGAGTACAGGGAGGAAgacttgaagaacaagagcgatCTGCTTCTCCAGATGAATCCGGTTCACAAGAAAATCCCAGTTCTCATCCACAATGGGAAACCGATATGCGAGTCCTTAATCATTGTTCAATATATCGACGAGGTCTGGAACGATAAGTCTCCACTGTTGCCCTCTGATCCTTACAAGAGAGCTCAAGCTAGGTTCTGGGCTGATTTTGTTGATAAGAAGGTACATGTCTCTGCGatttctattttccttttttgtttttaagtgtCACTTTAATTCCTTTTACGGCTTCATTGGTCCTATAGATTTTGCTGGGATCTAgcgtatttgtttatttattggtttagttttttgttctttaaatTTAAGACCATTATAGTAGTCAGAGCAGCTCAAATATTGTAATCTATTCATTTAtgtttattgttttgatttggCCGCTTTCATTTCATGGGCATCACATATGTTGactactttgatttttttttattggagtaGCAAGGTCTATCGGTGTAGGCTAGCaagatttcttttaaaaatatatcgtGACGTTAATACTTTCATCAGAATTCCATATTTTATCGAAAAGATTCAAGAAACGATGATGATTCTAGTAGTCTAAATGTAATTTCGGTTAATTTACTATGAACCTGCTAGATTCGACACACATTGTCTTGATCTTCTATCTCGCAATCAACAGACTGAATTGAGCTTTTCTTTCTGGATTCTGAAAAAAGTACTAGGGGAATTGACGTCAGAACTCGTGCTCTTATTGTCTTCCCTCTGCTTCTGCAATTCTGTCCCAATTTCAAtctcttggttttaattttagGATGTCCTAGAACTCTAGCAGAGAGAGTATTGGGGAAATAATTTGACCCTTGGAACAAAGAGATTACCTTCCAGTCCAATGAACCGGGCAAACTAATGTCATTCTATTTGCATATGTTAatgtgtaaaattttaaatggcTGTCTATTTAAGTGGTAGATATATGAAACCACTTGAAAGATGGTTCCACatcagtttttttatattttttgggagGAATTGTTCTGACATTCTTCATCCTAATCTAGAATCTATGGAGAGTGGTAATACAATGTGCGTGCAAAGTGCAGGTGTATGATACTGGGAGGAAACTCTGGAGCACAAAAGGAGAAGAGCACGAGACGGCAAAGAAGGAGTTACTTGAAATCTTTAAGACGTTGGAGGAAGAGCTTGGTGAGAAACCTTACTTTGGGGGTGAAACATTTGGGTTTATGGATGTTGCTTTTGTAACTTTTTACAGCTGGTTCTATGCATTTGAGACATTTGGAGAATTCAGCATGGAGGCAGAGCACCCCAAGATTATTGCATGGGCCAAGAGGTGCATGCAAAAGGAGAGTGTCGCCAAGACTCTTCCTGACCAGCAGAAGGTCTACGAATTTGCCCTGGGTCTGAGGAAGAGGTTTTTAGGAGAGTAACGGTTTGGCCCCAACATTGAAGTGCTACCGTATGTATTTGCAGCGTTTAGGATGGTTTTTATGTGCGTCTCTGCTGAACGTTTTATCAAAAGTGTAGTATCTTTTATCATAAATAAGAAAGACACTTCGTTGTGTCCTCTGTATGTTACTTCGTTGTGTCCTCTGCATGTTATTGATGAAGAGTAGTGCTATACTTAAGCTTGTACAGTAATTTACACCACACTCTGTCAACGTGgtaatttttttagagaaaatattGGGAGCAGCCACTATTCATCAATGCACACCACACACCCTATAAAAAACATCTATATATCCTATGAAAAGCATCCTTACACCCTATAAATACCTATAAGTGTGTGGTGTGCAGCATGAACAGTGGCTACTCCCTAgaattactcatttttttaatgctACAGTAGAATGGCAACCTTTTACgcctaaattaaaattttatttaagatgCTACACTAAAATGTTTGCATTTTACGCTATTTAGAATTGAATAATcactaaattttcaaaaatctgcTGCTCCCTTCAACGCGTCGCTCCTCTCGCTCGCCTAACCGAAAATCTTCTGCCGGCTGTAGTCTGAAGTTGATCATACCGTCTGGTGTGCCGGCTGCCGACCCTTCTGCCGGCTGCCGACCCTTCTGCCGGCTGTTGAACCTTTTGCCGTCTTCTGTCTGCTGCTTGAGGTCTGCGAGTCTGTGAGGTAAATATTGAGCTGTCCGTGCCCTGTTTAGCCATCCTCAATTTGTGGTTCTTTAGGCAAAGTGGTTTTGATGGCTTCTAATTTGCACTGATAGGAAGAGTGTAGTGCGATTAAGTTTGGGTTGTGataatgaattttaattttttttttttgttggattcCGAGAGGCATTTACTAGGTTTGGGTTTTCCTTAAATTTGTAGGTAAATGGATAGAGAAGGTAAGATTTGCTAtattttcaactcaaaactaaGACAAAATTAATCCGCATAGAACTAAAATACATGGGTATCAATTACTGTAGAAATTTTATCCTCTAAGCCCTATTACCATTTATGCTATTTTATTTCCGAATTAAGTACTGTAATATGGGTATCAATTTTGATTGAGATTGAGATTGTGGTGTGAGATTATGGAGTGGATTCTGATATTTTGGCATGAATTCTGACAGTAATggtatgatatatttattgtgGGGTTAGATTATGGCTTGAATTCTTATGAGATatggattaaatttttttttgttttggtttcagATTGTGGCTTGAATTTTTCTAAGATTGTGATTATTTATGGATTGAATTATGTTGattttggtatttgattgtGGCTTGAAGATTGTGATTTAATATGGCTAGTGCGATTAATTAATGCGCTGAACTCAAAATGCCTGGAGTATGTAATGCTAAAAAcccaaaatcaaacaaaaataaaaaatacagatCTATAGTTGCACTTCCCAGCCTGAAAAATCAATTACTAAATTCTAATCATTGTAGACATAACTAATTAATGTTTAGGACTTCAAATTACTATGAAATGTTTATTCTAACTTAATGTAGAGCTGTGTTTTTGTGATGCATTTATTAATTAGttattctaatttattataGCGTTATGgacaaagaagaagataaaaggtCACTCAGGCCTTCTACACCAATTCCACCGACTCAGGTATGATACATTGGTCATTCATAAAAGGATGTGTCTTGATTCCAACtagttaatgtatttttatttgtgtattGTAAGGATATTATGGTCCAGGAAGTACTTATTACCCACCATTTATAATGCATCCAAATGCATTTCCTAAttcatacacatatacatgggGTAGCCAGGTACATAGATTTctaaacattaatttttttttcccggcAGTTGATTCTTAACCTTTCTAACTCTGTGCTTGATTACAGGCACCACCAATGCCACCTTTTCCAGCAACGTTCATTTACCCTCCGTCGACTAGTGCAGAGAAACATGACCGTatgcaacaaaattttgtttaatattttgaacttttttttaatactactGTGGGTGGAttcaaattttgtttcttttgcccAGTGATTGAAGTTCAGTATGTATGGATTCACCTTTGTCCTTCACTTTCagaaatagaaaatagatattttaagaGATATATTTGATATTAACCCATTTTTAAATAAGCTCTTTTTATTTCATCACACTAATTAATTGGATAATTTTATATAGGAGGACGTAATCCTGGATCTCGTTGTATAGAATATATATCAATCTCTTTAGAATTAAGTATTGACGATATAAAATGAATTCATTCAGATTCTAAAATTGGAGAGTTAAGATCAGAATTTTCTTCAGGttcaatatttgaaattttagaagaattttatgaaagatcaacttcttttcttttaaagaatgagtcgatagtttttaatttagacaTCATTCACGaacctaaatttaaaattacattgaaacatataaaataaagttagaaacttatataaactttatagatattttaataataaggtctcaaattaaaatcaaataatttaaaattgaaaatcaaacaatttattaGAACACATAatgctatataaaaaataaataaataaatcagtacaTACAACCATACAcaattaatatatgtaatatatatagataatatgattaatactaatataaaatttttataaagaaaaaagacataCCCACGTACAGATAAATGAGTAAGGTGTAAGGAAATGGTGCTTCGTGAGACCGTGAGATGAGACCTAACAGTCTGACAAGGGCTATCAAATACGTTTGTTAATCTACTAAAAAACAAAGTGTTagttttatatagaaaaaaatcattaatatattaaataaataaaagtattaatctactaaaagtattaatctattaaataaataaataatattttgaatttgtcATTTTGTGAGTGAGGCTGTGAGGGCCAGGTATCGAGGAttagggcaaaaaaaaaaaaggaattaaacAAGTAACTGAGACAAAAGCGGTTGTTCCTTTAGTTTTGCCTTGGATTTTGACCGAAAGGCTTCTAGTGGAAGCTTTAAAAATCAAAAGGGGCGAACCTTTTTGTCTAGAAATGCGATAGAGCAAGAGTGAGGTTGCCAATCGTGATTCAGTTAGGCGAAGAGGCTAGAATTGAGAAGATTTTTGGTCCTTTGGAGATCAGGAGAATGTAAATGGGTTAGTCGTTGGTCGCGCCTCACAGAGTCACAGTCGAGTAGGTAAAGcttacttcttttctttttcattttgatattgaaaaatggaaaaaacaaaatgtgaatGACAAGAGgtgttttgaagttggaaaatgaagaaaaaaaatgtgaaagatgagatgtgaaATATTCTTGTACCGTGTGCGAAGAAAATACAGTTTGTAAATCAGTAAATGGCAGTCTGACAGATTGTCGTAAGCTATAACTTAAAGATTGAAATGATTTAGAAAATGGAAAGAGGTTAGAAATACTACTGATtatagttagaatttttttaaatttttttataataaaaatatgtattttattttatatgagatgtgttttatttatttcatttttatagcagattaaattttatgaatgggccaaaataatttttagaaggggcgccaatacatgataaattaatatcattttattaaattaaaaaaattaacatatataattatttctttcaaatttatggGGGGGCCATACCCCAACATGTCTCCACCACTGTTTGGCAAACATATCTTTGAGTATTTTGtcattaagatttaaaaaaaaaaaaaattcagtgaAAGAGTATTTAACAGACCACTAACAACTACAATTAACACCACCATAAGCCACATGCCTTTCCATTAACACCCAAAGAAAACAACCACTGTTTTGCTTCACAAAAAATAGAGCACCTGCTCCCTCCATGTCGAGCCACAACCCAGCCACCCACGGTTCTAGCTTCCTCTACGTTGTCATTACCTGCCTAGGAAATTTACGAAAGTACGTGGCTATCAATATCTGAAATTATTTTTGCAATATCTGAATAATTAGATTTGTgggaaagaagagaaaggagaaaCAAGAAGACGATGCTTTGGAACAAAAACTGGGATTGAGAGACAGAGAGGTTGCTGAAGTTTGTGGAATTTGTGCaatagaaatgaaatgaaaaaatttatttggagAAGGAGAGGATATgcaagaaatagaagaaaaaaatgattagaaaCTAAAATGATGTAAATGATTTTGTCGTTCACCATCTGGAGCT
This sequence is a window from Carya illinoinensis cultivar Pawnee chromosome 9, C.illinoinensisPawnee_v1, whole genome shotgun sequence. Protein-coding genes within it:
- the LOC122275833 gene encoding probable glutathione S-transferase — protein: MAEKVVLLDLWASMFGMRVRVALAEKGIKYEYREEDLKNKSDLLLQMNPVHKKIPVLIHNGKPICESLIIVQYIDEVWNDKSPLLPSDPYKRAQARFWADFVDKKVYDTGRKLWSTKGEEHETAKKELLEIFKTLEEELGEKPYFGGETFGFMDVAFVTFYSWFYAFETFGEFSMEAEHPKIIAWAKRCMQKESVAKTLPDQQKVYEFALGLRKRFLGE